A region from the Flavobacterium enshiense genome encodes:
- a CDS encoding AI-2E family transporter, which translates to MTSKDISNGILGAIFKLTGIAILIYILYLIKTILIYILISLLLAMIGNPIVDFFKQKLKLKRNILAVLLTMLFYVLIISGFILLFIPLFISQGENLSLLDTKAFEKVFFNLINQLSAFLDSHHIDAEEIYKKLNISSKLNFSIITSFLNSFINLLSSFSIGLASVFFITFFMLKDRRLFKMIFIKVIPDQHEDKILASIDKITHLLSRYFIGILLQLSIVFLLYLIVLLIVGIDNALTIAFICAILNIIPYIGPLIANVLAILLTMLSFAGADFASVILPNSLYIMIGFMIVQFIDNNISQPFIFSNSVYSHPLEIFLIILIGGFLFGISGMILAVPTYTALKVIGKEFIPENKIIRILTKNI; encoded by the coding sequence ATGACTTCAAAAGATATTTCAAACGGTATTCTTGGGGCAATTTTCAAACTAACCGGAATCGCTATTTTGATTTATATCCTCTATTTAATAAAAACCATACTTATCTATATACTAATTTCACTGCTTTTAGCGATGATTGGCAATCCGATCGTGGATTTTTTCAAACAAAAACTAAAACTGAAAAGAAACATCTTGGCCGTATTACTAACCATGTTATTCTATGTCTTGATAATATCAGGGTTTATATTGCTTTTCATCCCACTGTTTATTTCTCAGGGAGAAAATCTCTCCCTTTTAGACACTAAAGCATTTGAAAAAGTGTTTTTTAATTTAATTAATCAGCTGTCTGCATTTTTAGATTCACATCACATCGATGCTGAAGAAATTTATAAAAAGCTGAACATCTCATCAAAACTGAACTTTAGCATAATAACATCTTTTTTAAATTCATTTATTAATCTTCTGAGCAGTTTCAGTATTGGCCTTGCTTCTGTTTTCTTCATCACTTTTTTTATGCTGAAAGACAGGCGTTTATTCAAAATGATTTTTATAAAAGTAATTCCGGATCAACATGAAGATAAAATATTGGCTTCAATCGACAAGATTACTCACTTGCTGTCTCGTTATTTTATCGGAATCTTATTGCAATTATCGATTGTTTTCTTACTGTATTTAATAGTGCTTTTAATCGTTGGAATAGATAATGCCCTAACCATTGCCTTTATCTGTGCCATATTAAACATCATCCCATATATTGGTCCGCTTATCGCGAATGTTTTAGCTATACTATTGACCATGCTTAGCTTTGCAGGTGCTGATTTCGCATCCGTAATACTTCCGAATTCTTTATACATCATGATTGGATTCATGATAGTTCAGTTTATTGACAACAACATCAGTCAACCGTTTATTTTTTCAAACAGCGTTTATTCCCATCCTTTAGAAATTTTTCTAATCATACTGATAGGTGGCTTTCTGTTTGGAATTTCCGGGATGATCCTCGCTGTACCCACTTACACTGCTTTAAAAGTGATTGGCAAAGAATTTATTCCTGAAAATAAAATTATCCGGATACTAACTAAAAATATTTAA
- a CDS encoding zinc metalloprotease produces MKKLFLAAGVLTVLVSCTNEESSTKNEQISSTDKRNCASYEVLQEQLKANPNLAVTMNEIESFTERAIKEGRLVNGKIEIPVVVNVLYRTAAQNISLAQIQSQITALNQDFNATNSDFNQVPALFSGVKANVGISFVLQGVVRKSTNTTSWSTNDAMKKAPKGIPPTTPSTVLNLWCCNMGGGILGYAQFPGGPSSTDGVVIDDNAFGTTGTAAYPFNLGRTATHEVGHWLNLRHIWGDATCGNDFVADTPLHNAPNYGAPSSPHYSTCTGTPVEMTMNYMDYTDDRAMYMFSEAQKQRMLTVFAAGGPRNSFAQP; encoded by the coding sequence ATGAAAAAATTATTTTTAGCAGCAGGGGTTTTGACAGTGCTGGTTTCCTGTACGAACGAGGAATCATCGACAAAAAACGAACAAATTTCGAGTACTGACAAAAGAAATTGTGCATCCTACGAAGTTTTACAGGAACAGTTAAAAGCTAATCCGAATTTAGCCGTTACCATGAATGAAATTGAATCATTCACAGAAAGAGCTATTAAAGAAGGCCGTTTGGTTAATGGTAAAATTGAAATACCTGTTGTGGTCAATGTTCTGTACAGAACTGCTGCCCAAAACATTTCTTTGGCACAAATTCAATCACAAATTACTGCGCTTAACCAAGACTTCAATGCCACCAACTCCGATTTCAATCAAGTACCTGCCTTATTTTCCGGAGTAAAAGCTAATGTTGGAATTTCTTTCGTATTACAAGGCGTTGTTAGAAAATCCACAAATACAACTTCATGGAGTACCAATGACGCTATGAAAAAAGCACCTAAAGGAATCCCTCCTACTACACCATCAACTGTATTAAACTTATGGTGTTGTAATATGGGGGGTGGAATCTTAGGATATGCACAATTCCCAGGAGGACCTTCCTCTACTGACGGTGTAGTTATTGATGACAATGCTTTCGGTACGACAGGAACTGCAGCTTATCCATTTAATTTAGGAAGAACCGCCACACACGAAGTTGGGCACTGGTTGAATCTTCGTCACATCTGGGGTGATGCCACTTGCGGAAACGACTTTGTTGCCGACACGCCGTTACATAATGCACCTAATTATGGAGCGCCAAGTTCTCCGCATTACAGCACTTGTACAGGAACTCCTGTAGAAATGACTATGAACTATATGGATTATACAGACGACCGAGCCATGTATATGTTCTCAGAAGCGCAAAAACAAAGAATGCTTACCGTTTTTGCTGCCGGAGGTCCAAGAAATTCATTCGCGCAACCATAA
- the tsaD gene encoding tRNA (adenosine(37)-N6)-threonylcarbamoyltransferase complex transferase subunit TsaD — translation MTNQPIYILAIESSCDDTAAAVLKNDIVLSNIVARQAIHEEYGGVVPELASRAHQQNIVPVIDVALKKANIDKTQLSGIAFTQGPGLMGSLLVGSSFAKSMAQALNIPLVAVHHMHAHVLAHFIDEAGYDKPEFPFLAMTISGGHTQIIKVKSFFEMEVIGETTDDAVGEAFDKSAKILGLPYPGGPLIDKFAQNGNPKAFQFTKPKVDGLNFSFSGLKTQILYFIQKNVAENPNFIEENKNDICASIQYTIIQILMDKLKMAVAETGINQIAIGGGVSANSGIRTTLKEAETKYGWKTFIPKFEYTTDNAAMIGIVGYYKFLEHQFEDASVVSKARIEF, via the coding sequence ATGACAAACCAGCCGATTTACATACTTGCCATTGAAAGCTCCTGTGACGATACCGCGGCAGCCGTGCTTAAAAATGATATAGTTTTATCAAATATAGTTGCGCGCCAGGCCATTCACGAAGAATACGGAGGTGTTGTTCCTGAACTGGCTTCGAGAGCCCATCAGCAAAATATTGTTCCGGTTATTGATGTCGCCTTAAAAAAGGCAAATATCGATAAAACACAGCTTTCAGGAATTGCATTTACCCAAGGCCCCGGATTAATGGGTTCGCTTTTGGTAGGAAGTTCGTTTGCCAAATCAATGGCACAGGCTTTAAACATTCCGCTGGTCGCTGTTCATCATATGCATGCGCATGTTTTGGCTCATTTTATTGATGAAGCAGGTTACGACAAACCGGAATTTCCTTTTTTAGCCATGACGATTTCTGGAGGACATACTCAGATTATCAAAGTCAAAAGTTTTTTTGAAATGGAAGTTATCGGAGAAACAACTGATGACGCTGTAGGTGAAGCTTTTGATAAAAGTGCTAAAATATTAGGCCTTCCCTATCCTGGCGGACCTTTGATAGATAAATTTGCACAAAACGGAAACCCGAAAGCCTTTCAGTTTACAAAACCGAAAGTCGACGGTTTGAATTTCAGTTTCAGTGGGTTAAAAACACAGATTTTGTATTTTATCCAGAAGAATGTAGCGGAGAATCCTAATTTCATTGAAGAAAACAAAAATGACATCTGCGCTTCCATTCAATATACCATCATTCAGATTCTGATGGATAAGCTGAAAATGGCCGTAGCTGAAACCGGAATTAACCAAATTGCTATTGGCGGCGGTGTTTCTGCAAATTCAGGAATCCGAACGACATTGAAAGAAGCAGAAACGAAATACGGATGGAAAACATTTATCCCTAAATTTGAATATACTACTGACAATGCTGCCATGATTGGAATTGTCGGTTACTATAAATTTTTGGAACATCAGTTTGAAGATGCTTCTGTAGTATCTAAAGCACGTATCGAATTTTAA
- a CDS encoding 16S rRNA (uracil(1498)-N(3))-methyltransferase, with amino-acid sequence MQLFYTPDINSTLNEFSFDKEESKHIIKVLRKKEGDILHVTNGLGFLFITEIILASDKKCTVKINNIDNQKPTDFYLHLAVAPTKMNERFEWFLEKATEIGIHEITPLICDHSERKTIKTERFDKIIQSAMKQSLQFYLPILNEPMSFKEFINKNHDGNLYIAHCEETDKKLLKDVVQAKEKCTILIGPEGDFSEKEIALALENKYIPVSLGNTRLRTETAAVVACHSVVFTNE; translated from the coding sequence ATGCAGTTATTTTACACTCCGGACATAAATTCAACTTTAAATGAGTTTTCTTTTGATAAGGAAGAGAGCAAACACATTATTAAAGTTTTACGTAAAAAAGAAGGCGACATTCTACATGTTACCAATGGTTTAGGTTTTTTATTTATCACCGAAATCATATTAGCATCGGACAAAAAATGTACCGTAAAAATCAACAATATCGATAACCAAAAACCAACCGATTTTTACCTTCATTTAGCAGTCGCGCCAACAAAAATGAACGAGCGATTCGAATGGTTTTTAGAAAAAGCAACTGAAATAGGAATACACGAAATCACTCCACTTATTTGTGATCATTCCGAAAGAAAGACAATCAAGACCGAACGTTTTGACAAAATTATTCAGTCAGCCATGAAACAATCGCTACAGTTCTATTTGCCAATACTGAACGAACCAATGTCTTTCAAAGAGTTCATCAACAAAAATCATGATGGCAATTTATACATCGCCCATTGTGAGGAAACCGATAAAAAGCTATTAAAAGATGTAGTTCAGGCAAAAGAGAAATGCACCATATTAATAGGTCCCGAAGGTGATTTTTCAGAAAAAGAAATTGCATTGGCATTAGAAAACAAATACATTCCGGTATCTTTGGGTAATACAAGATTACGAACCGAAACTGCCGCTGTTGTTGCTTGCCACAGCGTAGTTTTCACAAACGAATAA
- a CDS encoding zinc metalloprotease, producing MKKIILSAALLISLISCNKEENSTASTTEMSSAKRNCASNEVLMEQMKQDPSLAIKMNEIESFTERAIREGRLVNGVIEIPVVVNVLYRTAAENISQAQIQSQIDALNKDYNATNSDFNQVPSAFSGVKANVGISFVLDQVIRKSTTKSSWGTRDTMKKTKQGGLDPVSPTTKLNLWVCTIGGGILGYAQFPGGASSTDGVVIDSKYFGTTGTATYPYNLGRTATHEVGHWMNLRHIWGDATCGNDNVADTPLHNTANYGVPAYPHYSTCTGTPIEMTMNYMDYTDDRGMYMFSEGQKQRMLAVFAAGGARNSYAQP from the coding sequence ATGAAAAAAATTATTTTGTCAGCAGCATTGTTGATTTCCCTAATCTCTTGTAACAAAGAGGAAAATTCTACCGCAAGCACAACCGAAATGTCATCAGCCAAAAGAAACTGTGCTTCAAACGAGGTTCTTATGGAACAAATGAAACAAGACCCTTCATTAGCTATCAAAATGAACGAAATCGAATCATTCACTGAGAGAGCTATCAGAGAAGGTCGTTTAGTAAATGGAGTAATTGAAATCCCTGTAGTTGTAAATGTATTGTACAGAACTGCTGCAGAAAACATTTCACAAGCTCAAATTCAATCACAAATTGATGCTTTAAACAAAGATTACAACGCTACAAACTCTGATTTCAATCAAGTTCCATCTGCCTTCTCAGGTGTTAAAGCAAATGTTGGGATTTCTTTCGTTTTAGATCAGGTTATCAGAAAATCTACAACAAAATCATCTTGGGGTACAAGAGATACAATGAAAAAAACAAAACAAGGTGGATTGGATCCTGTATCTCCAACAACAAAACTTAATTTATGGGTTTGTACAATTGGTGGTGGTATCTTAGGATATGCACAATTCCCTGGTGGAGCATCTTCAACTGATGGTGTAGTAATCGATTCTAAATATTTCGGAACTACGGGAACTGCGACATACCCATACAACTTAGGAAGAACAGCGACTCACGAAGTTGGTCACTGGATGAACTTACGTCACATTTGGGGTGATGCTACTTGTGGAAACGACAATGTTGCTGATACGCCATTACACAATACAGCTAACTACGGAGTTCCTGCTTACCCTCACTACAGCACATGTACAGGAACACCTATTGAAATGACCATGAACTACATGGATTACACAGACGACAGAGGAATGTATATGTTCTCTGAAGGACAAAAACAAAGAATGTTAGCTGTATTTGCAGCAGGTGGAGCAAGAAATTCATACGCACAACCATAA
- a CDS encoding efflux RND transporter periplasmic adaptor subunit, whose protein sequence is MNKYLKYCLVVIAISIIGFAIYYVVKKSNARTEAQSQKEIFTCSMHPQIIRDKPGNCPICGMTLVKKATNNHTGENNSIENVLKPTDNFIVGNYQTTTAKDTTVSSEINLPGIVAYDPNSFVNIAARASGRIENMYVNYKYQKVNKGQKLFDLYSPELLTEQQNFIYLISNDADNTSIVEASKQKLKLYGMSGNQINALIATKKANPVISIYSPAYGIIGGTESMDVNSNTMSNTSATSEALNVKEGNYIKKGETVFKLVNTDKVWGVFNVLQGYSGLLKMNQPIAITTELDENHSISAHINFIETQLSATDKSSRIRVYLNNNTLKLPIGLRLQGRVKANPIKGFWLHKQAFVSIGNKKIVFVKMNNGFKAKEIQSGIEMGDYIQVINGISVNDAIAQNAQYLIDSESFIKTE, encoded by the coding sequence ATGAATAAATATTTGAAATATTGTTTAGTGGTTATTGCAATTTCTATCATTGGATTTGCGATATACTATGTTGTAAAAAAATCAAATGCAAGAACAGAGGCACAGTCACAGAAAGAAATTTTTACCTGTTCTATGCACCCCCAAATCATTAGAGACAAACCCGGAAACTGTCCTATTTGTGGAATGACTTTAGTAAAAAAGGCAACCAATAATCACACTGGAGAAAACAATTCGATTGAAAATGTTTTAAAGCCAACAGATAATTTTATTGTGGGAAATTATCAAACCACGACTGCGAAAGACACAACGGTAAGCAGTGAAATTAATTTACCCGGTATTGTGGCTTACGATCCAAATTCTTTTGTAAACATTGCGGCAAGGGCAAGTGGAAGAATTGAAAATATGTATGTGAATTACAAATACCAAAAGGTAAATAAAGGACAAAAGCTTTTTGATTTATACAGTCCAGAATTACTGACTGAACAGCAAAACTTCATTTATTTAATTTCAAATGATGCAGATAATACTTCAATTGTCGAAGCTTCAAAACAAAAATTAAAGCTCTACGGTATGAGTGGTAATCAAATTAATGCATTAATAGCAACCAAAAAGGCAAATCCCGTAATTTCAATTTATAGTCCTGCTTACGGAATAATAGGAGGAACGGAATCAATGGATGTCAATAGCAATACGATGTCTAATACAAGTGCCACCTCTGAAGCATTAAATGTTAAAGAAGGGAATTATATAAAAAAGGGAGAAACGGTGTTTAAATTAGTGAATACCGATAAAGTATGGGGTGTTTTTAATGTCTTACAAGGATATAGCGGATTGCTAAAAATGAATCAACCCATTGCAATTACAACAGAATTAGATGAAAATCACAGTATCAGCGCTCATATAAATTTTATAGAAACGCAGCTTAGCGCAACCGACAAATCCAGTAGAATTAGGGTGTATCTAAACAACAATACGTTGAAACTACCTATAGGATTACGTTTGCAGGGAAGAGTAAAAGCAAACCCGATTAAAGGCTTTTGGTTGCACAAACAAGCATTCGTCAGTATTGGAAATAAGAAGATAGTTTTTGTCAAAATGAATAACGGCTTTAAGGCAAAAGAAATACAGTCGGGAATTGAAATGGGGGATTATATTCAAGTAATCAATGGGATTTCTGTTAATGATGCTATTGCCCAAAATGCACAGTATTTAATAGACAGTGAAAGCTTCATTAAAACAGAGTAA
- a CDS encoding class I SAM-dependent methyltransferase, with protein sequence MDSPLLNSDVQDFITDSLQANFAKIALMKNPFPDIKWNDILNQIASKNKAKEKLPTWFSHKYIIYPSKISIEQTSSERAAKYKASLIDGVTLIDLTGGFGIDDYYFAQKFNKVAHCEINEGLSKIVQHNYQILNQRNIECYQGDSLEILKKLKFKWSWIYIDPSRRSDVKGKVFMLKDCLPNVPYHLDDYFEYSDHILVKTAPILDITAGLSELQFVKKIHCIAVDNEVKELLWEIEKDYNGNIMLNAVSLTKDQTEIFSVDYGDTDIKANYSLPKKYLYEPNAAMMKTGAFEAIGVTYDIEKLHQHSHLYTSDKEIDFPGRKFAIKQILSFDKATLKKHLEGKKFNITTRNFPMSVENIRKKWKISDGGTDYCFFTTDLNNDKIVLLCEKI encoded by the coding sequence TTGGATTCTCCTCTTTTAAATTCAGACGTTCAGGATTTTATAACCGATTCATTGCAGGCAAATTTTGCTAAAATTGCACTGATGAAAAATCCGTTTCCGGACATCAAATGGAATGATATTTTAAATCAGATAGCTTCAAAAAATAAAGCAAAAGAAAAACTGCCTACATGGTTTAGTCATAAATATATCATCTATCCTTCAAAAATTTCAATAGAACAAACATCCTCGGAAAGAGCCGCAAAATACAAAGCTTCACTTATTGACGGTGTAACACTAATAGATCTTACCGGAGGTTTCGGAATAGACGATTACTACTTTGCTCAAAAATTCAATAAAGTAGCACATTGTGAAATCAATGAGGGGTTATCAAAAATAGTACAACACAACTATCAGATTCTAAATCAACGAAATATAGAATGTTATCAGGGAGACAGTTTAGAAATCCTGAAGAAACTAAAATTCAAATGGAGCTGGATTTACATCGACCCTTCCCGACGAAGCGATGTAAAAGGCAAAGTCTTTATGCTAAAAGACTGCTTACCCAATGTTCCTTACCATTTAGATGACTATTTTGAGTATTCTGATCATATATTAGTAAAAACAGCTCCTATATTAGATATTACGGCAGGATTGTCAGAACTTCAATTTGTCAAAAAAATCCATTGTATAGCCGTAGACAACGAAGTAAAAGAACTGCTTTGGGAAATTGAGAAGGACTATAACGGAAATATAATGCTGAATGCCGTGTCATTAACAAAAGACCAAACCGAAATTTTCTCTGTCGATTATGGTGATACTGATATAAAGGCGAACTATTCCCTTCCAAAAAAATATCTGTATGAACCAAATGCTGCAATGATGAAAACCGGTGCATTTGAAGCCATTGGTGTTACTTACGATATTGAAAAACTGCATCAGCACTCACATTTATATACTTCAGATAAAGAAATTGATTTTCCTGGCAGGAAATTTGCGATAAAGCAAATTCTGTCGTTTGACAAAGCAACATTAAAAAAGCATTTGGAAGGCAAAAAATTCAACATAACAACACGTAATTTCCCTATGTCTGTTGAAAATATCAGAAAAAAATGGAAAATAAGCGACGGAGGAACCGACTATTGCTTTTTTACGACTGACTTAAATAATGATAAAATAGTTTTACTTTGCGAAAAAATTTAA
- a CDS encoding efflux RND transporter periplasmic adaptor subunit — protein sequence MKKIINHSITVLLLFMVVLACNTKNKEDHSGHDMSKETTFYTCSMDPQIKEDKPGKCPICHMSLTPIQNNDTNTNEISLSKQQIQLGNITTQTIAATQNNLEQSYTGVLTINQEKINTISARAMGRIEKLYYKTIGEYVRKNDALYSLYSEDIAIAKQDYFTAYKQLSMPGDFGKNAQNMLNAAKQKLLFFGLSNSQIENIKSNRVISPYTTFYSATSGYISEIMATEGSYMMEGSAIIKLADLSNLWLEAQVNVNYAKSISIGQNAKVSFTDFPDKTINAKVTFINPEINPDTRLLLIRLQVPNQNFALKPGMQAIVKLNQSNIKGLFIPADAVIREQDASYIWIEKSPGIFENLMVETGIETNGLIEIKSEIDASKKVVITGAYAINSEYKFRKGSDPMDNMKM from the coding sequence ATGAAAAAGATAATAAACCACAGTATTACAGTACTACTATTATTCATGGTGGTACTGGCCTGTAACACTAAAAATAAAGAAGACCATTCAGGACATGACATGAGTAAAGAAACTACTTTCTACACTTGTTCAATGGATCCACAAATTAAAGAAGACAAACCCGGAAAATGTCCTATTTGTCATATGTCTTTAACTCCAATACAAAACAACGATACAAATACAAACGAAATAAGTTTGAGCAAACAGCAAATACAACTGGGAAATATTACCACCCAAACTATTGCTGCAACGCAGAACAATTTAGAACAAAGTTATACGGGAGTCCTAACAATCAATCAGGAGAAGATTAATACCATTTCAGCAAGAGCAATGGGACGAATTGAAAAGCTTTATTATAAAACAATTGGGGAATATGTGCGTAAAAATGATGCCTTGTACTCTTTGTACAGTGAAGACATAGCCATAGCCAAACAGGATTATTTTACGGCTTACAAACAGCTTTCCATGCCGGGTGATTTTGGAAAGAACGCTCAAAATATGCTTAATGCAGCCAAACAAAAACTTTTATTCTTCGGGTTGTCAAATTCTCAAATCGAAAACATAAAAAGCAATAGGGTGATTTCACCCTATACAACCTTTTACAGTGCCACAAGTGGTTATATTTCAGAGATAATGGCAACAGAGGGAAGTTATATGATGGAAGGTTCCGCTATAATTAAATTGGCGGATTTAAGCAATCTTTGGCTCGAAGCACAAGTAAACGTAAACTATGCAAAAAGTATTAGCATTGGACAAAATGCTAAAGTTTCTTTTACTGATTTCCCGGATAAAACAATCAATGCAAAAGTTACTTTTATCAATCCCGAAATCAATCCCGATACCCGACTGCTTTTAATACGACTGCAAGTGCCCAATCAAAATTTTGCATTGAAACCGGGTATGCAGGCCATCGTTAAACTAAACCAATCCAATATAAAAGGGCTTTTTATTCCGGCGGATGCGGTTATCAGAGAACAAGATGCCTCATACATTTGGATAGAAAAAAGTCCGGGCATATTTGAAAACCTTATGGTTGAAACGGGAATAGAAACCAATGGATTGATAGAAATTAAATCAGAGATTGATGCTTCAAAAAAGGTAGTAATTACTGGGGCGTATGCCATAAACAGTGAATATAAATTCCGTAAAGGAAGCGACCCGATGGACAATATGAAAATGTAA
- a CDS encoding DUF4159 domain-containing protein, which yields MKQIVVLLLGLSSFLGFSQEIALLKYSGGGDWYANPTSLPNLAKFCNQNINTKINTKIPTVEVGSPDLFSYPFVHMTGHGNVVFSDNDVINLRNYLTSGGFLHIDDNYGMDQYIRKEIKKLFPDNPLVELPSSHPVFQKPFVFSGGVPKIHEHDNKKPEAFAIFIEGRIVLIYTVETDLGDGWENQEVHNDPIDVRTKALKMGANLIYYVFNN from the coding sequence ATGAAACAAATTGTTGTTTTACTTCTTGGACTATCTTCTTTTCTTGGTTTTTCTCAAGAAATAGCCCTTTTGAAATATTCGGGAGGTGGCGATTGGTATGCAAATCCGACTTCGCTACCCAACTTGGCTAAATTCTGTAATCAAAACATCAATACTAAAATCAATACTAAAATCCCAACCGTTGAAGTGGGAAGCCCGGATTTATTTTCATATCCTTTTGTACATATGACAGGTCATGGAAATGTGGTTTTCAGCGATAATGATGTCATAAATCTAAGAAACTATCTTACCTCCGGCGGTTTTCTACATATTGATGACAATTACGGAATGGACCAGTACATCCGAAAAGAAATAAAAAAATTATTCCCTGATAATCCATTAGTTGAACTACCTTCTTCCCATCCTGTTTTTCAAAAACCATTTGTTTTTTCAGGAGGAGTACCAAAAATCCATGAACACGACAACAAAAAACCTGAGGCATTTGCCATTTTTATCGAAGGAAGAATCGTTCTGATTTATACCGTAGAAACAGATTTAGGAGATGGTTGGGAAAACCAGGAAGTACATAATGATCCAATTGACGTAAGAACAAAAGCCCTAAAAATGGGAGCTAACTTAATTTACTATGTTTTCAATAATTAG